The Winogradskyella schleiferi genome has a window encoding:
- a CDS encoding L-serine ammonia-lyase — MECISVFDMLKIGVGPSSSHTLGPWRAAERWIKELKGKNRFDKVEKITVDLYGSLSLTGKGHATDYAVILGLTGADPERIPVDSISTIIDDVKTNEVLKFNNEKAIPFDFKSHIIFNRKFLPFHSNGMIFTATINGRNYKSTYYSIGGGFVVQEERKISKANKIIFYCTFPYPVEKGEELLKFCNQLQLPISGVVLENEKSIREESSIDFELKRIWNTMLECMYVGCHTEGNLPGGLNVRRRAYDIHKNLIGDYKYENPQEWLETIRKTEVKFRQILKWVSCFALGVNEVNASLGRVVTAPTNGSAGVIPSVLMYYMVIENHDADFEHVKKFLLVAGEIGSIFKKGATISAAMGGCQAEIGVSSAMAAGALCELLGGTPEQALVAAEIAMEHHLGLTCDPIGGLVQIPCIERNSMGAIKAISAAELALDTDPKNVKVPLDKVVNTMWETAKDMNTKYKETSEGGLAVGVHLTDC, encoded by the coding sequence ACATGCTTAAAATCGGAGTTGGTCCTTCAAGTTCTCACACTTTGGGACCTTGGCGTGCTGCCGAACGTTGGATTAAAGAATTGAAAGGTAAAAATCGGTTTGATAAGGTGGAAAAAATTACTGTCGATTTATATGGGTCTTTGTCTTTAACGGGAAAAGGCCATGCCACAGATTATGCTGTAATTTTAGGATTAACTGGTGCTGACCCAGAACGTATTCCTGTTGATAGTATTAGCACTATAATTGATGATGTAAAGACAAACGAGGTCTTAAAATTTAACAACGAAAAAGCAATTCCTTTCGATTTTAAATCTCATATTATTTTCAATCGTAAATTTTTACCATTTCATTCTAACGGAATGATATTTACTGCCACAATTAATGGTCGAAATTACAAATCGACCTACTACTCTATTGGTGGTGGTTTTGTAGTGCAGGAAGAACGAAAAATATCGAAAGCCAATAAAATTATTTTCTACTGTACCTTTCCTTATCCTGTAGAAAAAGGAGAAGAGTTATTAAAGTTTTGTAACCAATTACAACTTCCTATTTCTGGGGTAGTTTTAGAAAATGAAAAATCGATTAGAGAAGAATCTTCAATTGATTTTGAATTAAAACGGATTTGGAATACCATGTTAGAATGCATGTACGTTGGCTGTCATACCGAAGGCAATTTACCAGGAGGACTAAACGTAAGACGACGTGCATATGATATTCATAAAAATTTAATCGGTGATTACAAATATGAAAATCCTCAAGAATGGCTTGAAACCATTAGGAAAACGGAAGTTAAATTTCGACAGATTTTAAAATGGGTAAGTTGTTTTGCGTTGGGAGTAAACGAAGTTAACGCATCACTAGGCCGTGTAGTAACTGCACCTACAAATGGTAGTGCTGGAGTTATTCCTTCTGTATTGATGTATTATATGGTTATAGAAAACCATGATGCCGATTTTGAACATGTAAAAAAATTCCTTTTAGTGGCTGGGGAAATTGGCAGTATCTTTAAAAAAGGGGCGACGATTAGCGCCGCAATGGGTGGTTGCCAAGCAGAAATCGGAGTATCTTCTGCTATGGCAGCTGGAGCATTGTGCGAATTATTAGGTGGAACACCTGAGCAAGCATTAGTAGCTGCAGAAATTGCCATGGAGCATCATTTAGGTCTAACATGTGATCCTATTGGTGGTTTGGTTCAGATTCCGTGTATAGAACGAAACTCTATGGGAGCCATTAAAGCGATAAGCGCTGCGGAATTAGCTCTGGATACCGATCCCAAAAATGTCAAAGTCCCTTTAGACAAAGTTGTGAATACGATGTGGGAAACAGCAAAAGATATGAATACGAAATATAAGGAAACGTCGGAAGGTGGATTGGCAGTTGGAGTACATTTGACGGATTGTTAA
- a CDS encoding RluA family pseudouridine synthase, translating to MSNKILSNKTNLQVLHEDNHIIVVNKRAGDIVQGDKTGDKPLSEIVKSYLKDKYNKEGNVYLGVVHRLDRPTTGIVLFSKTSKALPRLNKLFAEKSAKKTYVALVKNAPPKTEDTLVHWLKKNPKNNKSTAYNKKVDGTKKAILRYKVIQKLDNFYLIEVDLETGRHHQIRVQLSSIGCPIKGDLKYGFDRSNKDASISLHARTLCFIHPVKKVEVIITAPLPNDSLWNACFS from the coding sequence GTGTCAAACAAAATTCTTTCAAATAAAACAAATCTTCAAGTGCTACATGAGGACAATCACATAATTGTCGTTAATAAACGTGCTGGAGATATTGTACAGGGTGACAAAACTGGTGACAAGCCTTTGAGTGAAATCGTTAAATCTTATTTAAAAGATAAATATAATAAAGAGGGTAATGTCTACCTTGGTGTTGTACATCGTTTAGATAGACCAACAACAGGTATAGTGCTTTTTTCTAAAACAAGTAAGGCATTACCAAGACTGAACAAACTTTTTGCAGAAAAATCTGCGAAGAAAACGTATGTGGCTTTGGTGAAAAATGCACCTCCAAAAACTGAGGATACTTTAGTTCATTGGCTCAAAAAGAATCCTAAAAACAATAAATCTACAGCCTATAATAAAAAAGTTGACGGGACTAAGAAAGCTATTCTCCGTTATAAAGTGATTCAAAAACTTGATAATTTTTATCTAATAGAAGTTGATTTAGAAACGGGAAGACACCATCAAATTAGAGTGCAATTATCATCTATTGGATGTCCCATAAAAGGGGATTTAAAATACGGCTTCGATCGTAGCAATAAAGACGCTAGTATTAGTTTGCATGCGAGAACACTATGTTTTATTCATCCTGTTAAAAAGGTAGAAGTCATAATTACTGCGCCACTTCCAAATGATTCCCTTTGGAACGCTTGTTTTTCGTAA
- the panB gene encoding 3-methyl-2-oxobutanoate hydroxymethyltransferase, which translates to MSTAKKDYKRITVKTLVDMKSKGEKISMLTAYDYTMAKIVDGAGVDVILVGDSASNVMAGHETTLPITLDQMIYHASSVVRAIDRSLVIVDLPFGSYQSDPKEALRSAIRIMKESGGHAVKMEGGKEVKDSIKRILNAGIPVMGHLGLTPQSIYKFGTYTVRAKEEQEAQQLKEDALMLEKLGCFGIVVEKIPAALAKEVAESVSIPVIGIGAGDGVDGQVLVLHDMLGMTHEFNPRFLRRYMHLFEEMTKAIGQYVNDVKSEDFPNDEEQY; encoded by the coding sequence ATGTCAACAGCGAAAAAGGACTATAAAAGAATTACGGTAAAGACTTTAGTAGATATGAAGTCTAAAGGTGAAAAAATATCGATGCTAACAGCTTACGATTATACGATGGCAAAAATAGTAGATGGTGCAGGTGTTGATGTTATTTTAGTTGGTGATTCTGCTAGTAATGTTATGGCAGGCCATGAAACGACACTGCCTATCACACTAGATCAAATGATTTATCATGCCTCTTCTGTAGTTAGAGCAATTGATCGCAGTTTAGTGATTGTTGATTTACCTTTTGGTAGTTACCAAAGTGATCCTAAGGAAGCGTTACGTTCTGCTATAAGAATCATGAAAGAATCGGGAGGGCATGCCGTAAAAATGGAAGGTGGAAAAGAAGTCAAAGATTCTATAAAACGTATTTTGAATGCAGGAATTCCTGTCATGGGACATTTAGGTTTGACTCCTCAATCTATATATAAATTTGGTACATATACGGTTAGAGCTAAAGAAGAACAAGAAGCGCAACAATTAAAAGAAGATGCCTTGATGCTCGAAAAATTAGGTTGTTTTGGAATAGTTGTTGAAAAAATTCCAGCCGCGTTGGCCAAAGAAGTTGCTGAGAGTGTTTCAATTCCGGTAATTGGCATTGGTGCTGGTGATGGTGTTGATGGCCAAGTTTTAGTTTTACATGACATGTTAGGAATGACACATGAGTTTAATCCACGCTTTTTACGTCGCTATATGCACCTTTTTGAAGAAATGACAAAGGCTATAGGCCAGTATGTTAATGATGTGAAATCCGAGGATTTCCCAAATGATGAAGAGCAATATTAA